GAACCGCGCCGCCGCCGACATCATCAAGGCCTTGGGCGCCAATTCCGTGCAGATCAGCCCCACGGACAGTTATCTGGCCCTGGAGCGCGGCATGGCCGACGGCGTGCTCTGCCCCCTGGCTCCCCTGGTTTCCTTCAAGATCAGCGATGCGGTCAAGAACACCACGGTCTGCGACATCCTGCTCACTTCCTTCTGGGCCGGCATGAGCCACGACGCCTGGAAGAGCTTGAGCGACAAGGACCGGGACGCCTTCGGGAAGACCACCGGCGAGGTCATGGCCAAGCGCAGCGGCGTGAGCCTGGACAAGGGGGCCGTGTCTGACGCGGCCAAGCTGCGGGCCCAAGGGCACAACTTCTATCTCCTGCCCGACGCCGAGCGCGATCGCTGGGTGGCCGCCACCGCGCCGTTGCGCGAGGCCTGGGTCAAGGACATGGAGTCCAAGGGCTTCAAGGACGCGCGCAAGCTTCTGGACGAAACCATGGGCCTGAGCGCCAAGTTCGCCAAGACCACCGGCCGGGGCTACGAGAAGTAAAATAACGGACCCGGGGGACGGCTCCGCCGCCCCCCGGGGTTCTTTCGAGGGAACCTGTCAATGAGCAATGCCACCGAGTTGCAAATGCCGCCGCACAGCTGCGTGGCCGAGGGTGCCCCCCAAGAGGGGAGGAACATCTTCGACGCGCTCGCCGACGGCCTGGACGCCCTGTTGGAGCCCGTGCTGAACAAGGCGTTCCTGGTGAGCTTCATCGCCGCGGGCATCATGGCCATCCCCATCTTCTGCGACGTTCTGGCCCGCTTCATCTTCTCGGACTCCCTGGAGGGCATCATCGAGACGGAGGAGTACTTCATGGTGCTCATCGTCTTCCTCGCCCTGGGTTGGGTTCAGAAGAAGGGCGGCGGGCACATCAAGATCGATCTCATCACCTGCAAGATGCCTCAGAGATTCGTCCGACTGTTGGATACGTTTCACAACGTGGTCAGCACCGCCTTCTTCGGGCTGGTCTTCTGGCGCACCTGCGTCACGGCCATGCTCAAGATGGGCGAGCACAGCATCATGCTCAAGATTCCCTTGAGCATCTTCATCACCGTGGCCGCCGCCGGCCTGCTGCTTCTGGTCTTCACGCTTCTGAGCCAGACCCTGCGCGGCATCTCGGACAACCTGAAGGACAAGGCAGTGATCGGCCTGCTGGTGGCCGTCGCCCTGGCAGTGGCCTTCCTGGCCTTCCCGTTCTGGTACAAGATGCTGCCGGACCAGCTGAGCCGCCTGGGGCTCGGCATGGTCGGCATGACCACCATGATCTCCCTGCTGCTCCTGGGAATGCCCATCGGTTTCGCCATGGCCGTGGTCGGCTTCCTGGGACTTTCGGCGATCGGCTTCAACATGACCCCGGCGCTGAACACTCTGGGCGTCGGTCCCTATTCCACCACGGCGAGTTTCATCCTGGCCGTGGCGCCTCTGTTCATCTGCATGGGCCTGCTTTGTTCGGAGTCGGGCATCAGCAAGGATCTCTTCGACTCCGCCGACAAGTGGATGGGCCACCTTCCCGGCGGACTGGTCATGGCGGCGCTCTCGGGCTGCGCGGGCTTCGCCGCGGTCTGCGGCGACTCCATGGCCACGGCCGTGACCATGGGCTCCGTGGCCTTGCCCGAGATGCAGCGCAAGAAGTACAACGCCAGCCTGGCCTGCGGCGCGCTGGCCGCCGGCGGCACGCTGGGCATTCTCATTCCCCCGAGCATGGGCTTCATCTTCTACGCCCTGGTCACCGAGGAGTCGGTGGGCAAGCTGTTCGTGGCCGGCATCGTGCCGGGCGTGGTGCTGACGCTCATGTACATCCTGAGCGTATACGT
This is a stretch of genomic DNA from Desulfovibrio aminophilus DSM 12254. It encodes these proteins:
- the dctP gene encoding TRAP transporter substrate-binding protein DctP, with the translated sequence MLELPGVAPSAECGSMVMWELYKTHPEIQAEYKDIQLLWLWASATYQIHTTKKQVKTLEDLKGLKIIAWNRAAADIIKALGANSVQISPTDSYLALERGMADGVLCPLAPLVSFKISDAVKNTTVCDILLTSFWAGMSHDAWKSLSDKDRDAFGKTTGEVMAKRSGVSLDKGAVSDAAKLRAQGHNFYLLPDAERDRWVAATAPLREAWVKDMESKGFKDARKLLDETMGLSAKFAKTTGRGYEK
- a CDS encoding TRAP transporter large permease subunit gives rise to the protein MSNATELQMPPHSCVAEGAPQEGRNIFDALADGLDALLEPVLNKAFLVSFIAAGIMAIPIFCDVLARFIFSDSLEGIIETEEYFMVLIVFLALGWVQKKGGGHIKIDLITCKMPQRFVRLLDTFHNVVSTAFFGLVFWRTCVTAMLKMGEHSIMLKIPLSIFITVAAAGLLLLVFTLLSQTLRGISDNLKDKAVIGLLVAVALAVAFLAFPFWYKMLPDQLSRLGLGMVGMTTMISLLLLGMPIGFAMAVVGFLGLSAIGFNMTPALNTLGVGPYSTTASFILAVAPLFICMGLLCSESGISKDLFDSADKWMGHLPGGLVMAALSGCAGFAAVCGDSMATAVTMGSVALPEMQRKKYNASLACGALAAGGTLGILIPPSMGFIFYALVTEESVGKLFVAGIVPGVVLTLMYILSVYVIAKARPEWAPRGERASLSVRLLSLKGIVWMILLFVLILGGILVGVFSPTEGAAVGVVGAFGILVLRGRVTRKVMKDVLTQTANITTKLLMILIGVGILGYFLAASRLPDEMAALITGHGYNRYVVLVGILGLYAILGCLMNVIPMILLTLPTIFPTVKALGFDPIWFGVITVIMMEMGQITPPVGVNVFAMSSVAPDVPMGAIFKGILPFMFCMVLMLALLIFFPGMATWLVGMLF